One Ananas comosus cultivar F153 linkage group 1, ASM154086v1, whole genome shotgun sequence DNA window includes the following coding sequences:
- the LOC109707264 gene encoding uncharacterized protein LOC109707264 isoform X1: protein MEKPVESLPDIYPLTGLQIGDIQSYVSQAFLYFAPLSKKLLILVDNRPWLMNKHSRSARLWQLMVTKYRMSPFMNSRTFDRISDAESNSMMNGRDQSIDDHSAKSRRWLRVIDSRKWQKRYLLSAMDLSKALHGFLVFEVAWKDVHGINYLNELQADTSLAIEVRYMKKWEFYSPEQASTCISLWFLGRLSETQTLKSYLKKLAGLDLHLLDAQSFSKEISNQKSSPLEAVSEEEFLDVQESPTGEYDELNSIQPHKNENTVNKNVNEFNRDFLGSTRYFEEKKSSMKNEMEETFVSSTQYSDMLILLKFSDSLLPFKLRQVIMSDIRLLTLLESGLPSWVIFFQSYPLFCHFYRPWMRPLARTFYILISLATVIIGFYDLYKNVPLLKATAARLCGPFFGWIEGWDMVTRIQYLGTILFLRNIKKSVKWFLLAFHAVKTIFVSIAEPLAAPFSEIMEFISPLWSLCANMGELLSSTAESLMDSVYTLFVDFTEVLLSPFELLYSYFWTTATSCYPLLNSLWELCLIPVRCVLTLANYMGSLLSNSYNLLKDIWETICSIFELTHMSETEQSTFDISVLQELWNDLFSQVFRAVRSILNGLLAFFMSCNRHRLSIYNHIQATVQRLFRVGRAAPHMCHCQKKLQSEHQNDHHQEEYMECDCCK from the exons ATGGAAAAGCCAGTGGAGTCTCTGCCTGATATATACCCTTTGACAGGTCTACAAATTGg GGATATACAATCTTACGTGTCGCAAGCATTTTTGTACTTTGCTCCCCTTAGTAAAAAGCTTCTCATATTGGTCGATAATCGGCCGTGGCTCATGAACAAGCATTCTAGATCAGCAAGGTTATGGCAATTAATGGTGACCAAG TACAGGATGTCTCCTTTTATGAACTCCAGGACATTTGATCGGATCTCGGATGCGGAGAGCAACAGCATGATGAACGGCCGTGATCAGTCCATCGACGACCACTCCGCCAAGTCCCGCCGGTGGTTACGTGTTATTGATTCGAGAAAATGGCAGAAGAGGTATCTTCTCTCTGCTATGGATTTGAGCAAAGCACTTCATGGATTCCTCGTGTTTGAAGTGGCGTGGAAAGATGTTCACGGCATCAACTATCTTAATGAGCTTCAG GCCGACACATCTCTTGCTATAGAAGTGAGATACATGAAGAAGTGGGAGTTCTATAGTCCCGAGCAGGCCTCGACTTGTATATCGCTATGGTTCCTGGGCCGTTTATCTGAAACGCAAACACTCAAGAGCTATCTAAAAAAGTTGGCTGGTTTAGACCTTCATCTGTTAGATGCTCAATCCTTTTCTAAGGAGATCTCGAATCAAAAGTCGTCTCCTTTAGAAGCTGTATCTGAGGAAGAGTTCTTAGATGTCCAAGAATCACCAACTGGGGAATATGATGAACTCAACTCAATACAACCACATAAGAATGAAAACACCGTGAATAAGAATGTGAACGAGTTCAACCGTGACTTTCTTGGGTCAACCAGATATTTCGAGGAAAAGAAATCATCAATGAAGAATGAAATGGAGGAAACTTTTGTTTCATCGACTCAATATTCGGACATGCTGATACTACTCAAATTTAGCGATAGTTTATTGCCGTTCAAGCTAAGGCAAGTTATCATGTCCGACATTAGGCTTCTCACTTTGCTCGAGTCGGGACTTCCATCGTGGGTTATATTTTTCCAATCTTATCCTTTGTTCTGTCACTTCTATCGACCATGGATGCGACCATTAGCGAgaactttttatatattgatATCGTTAGCAACGGTCATTATTGGATTCTACGACTTGTATAAGAATGTACCATTACTAAAGGCAACCGCCGCTCGCCTTTGCGGTCCCTTTTTCGGTTGGATAGAAGGATGGGACATGGTTACAAGGATTCAATATCTTGGCACTATATTATTTCTCCGCAACATTAAAAAGAGTGTGAAGTGGTTTCTGTTGGCTTTTCACGCGGTAAAAACGATATTTGTTTCGATCGCTGAACCATTAGCAGCACCATTCTCTGAAATAATGGAATTTATATCTCCTTTGTGGAGTCTATGCGCTAACATGGGTGAACTACTATCTTCGACAGCAGAATCTTTGATGGATTCAGTGTACACTTTGTTCGTCGACTTCACTGAGGTTTTGTTGTCACCGTTTGAGCTCCTGTATTCCTATTTTTGGACCACAG CAACTTCATGTTACCCATTGCTCAACTCTTTGTGGGAATTATGCCTAATTCCAGTAAGATGTGTTCTTACATTGGCGAATTACATGGGTTCTTTGTTGTCCAACTCATACAACTTACTAAAAGATATTTGGGAGACTATTTGTAGCATCTTCGAGCTCACACATATGTCGGAGACAGAGCAGAGTACATTCGACATTTCGGTCTTACAGGAGCTTTGGAATGATCTCTTCTCGCAA GTTTTTCGAGCCGTTCGAAGCATATTGAATGGCCTATTAGCATTCTTCATGTCCTGCAACCGACACAGGCTAAG CATTTACAATCATATTCAAGCAACGGTGCAGCGCCTGTTCCGAGTTGGCCGCGCGGCTCCTCATATGTGCCACTGTCAGAAAAAACTTCAATCAGAGCATCAAAATGATCATCATCAG GAGGAGTACATGGAATGCGATTGCTGCAAGTGA
- the LOC109707264 gene encoding uncharacterized protein LOC109707264 isoform X3, whose amino-acid sequence MSPFMNSRTFDRISDAESNSMMNGRDQSIDDHSAKSRRWLRVIDSRKWQKRYLLSAMDLSKALHGFLVFEVAWKDVHGINYLNELQADTSLAIEVRYMKKWEFYSPEQASTCISLWFLGRLSETQTLKSYLKKLAGLDLHLLDAQSFSKEISNQKSSPLEAVSEEEFLDVQESPTGEYDELNSIQPHKNENTVNKNVNEFNRDFLGSTRYFEEKKSSMKNEMEETFVSSTQYSDMLILLKFSDSLLPFKLRQVIMSDIRLLTLLESGLPSWVIFFQSYPLFCHFYRPWMRPLARTFYILISLATVIIGFYDLYKNVPLLKATAARLCGPFFGWIEGWDMVTRIQYLGTILFLRNIKKSVKWFLLAFHAVKTIFVSIAEPLAAPFSEIMEFISPLWSLCANMGELLSSTAESLMDSVYTLFVDFTEVLLSPFELLYSYFWTTATSCYPLLNSLWELCLIPVRCVLTLANYMGSLLSNSYNLLKDIWETICSIFELTHMSETEQSTFDISVLQELWNDLFSQVFRAVRSILNGLLAFFMSCNRHRLSIYNHIQATVQRLFRVGRAAPHMCHCQKKLQSEHQNDHHQEEYMECDCCK is encoded by the exons ATGTCTCCTTTTATGAACTCCAGGACATTTGATCGGATCTCGGATGCGGAGAGCAACAGCATGATGAACGGCCGTGATCAGTCCATCGACGACCACTCCGCCAAGTCCCGCCGGTGGTTACGTGTTATTGATTCGAGAAAATGGCAGAAGAGGTATCTTCTCTCTGCTATGGATTTGAGCAAAGCACTTCATGGATTCCTCGTGTTTGAAGTGGCGTGGAAAGATGTTCACGGCATCAACTATCTTAATGAGCTTCAG GCCGACACATCTCTTGCTATAGAAGTGAGATACATGAAGAAGTGGGAGTTCTATAGTCCCGAGCAGGCCTCGACTTGTATATCGCTATGGTTCCTGGGCCGTTTATCTGAAACGCAAACACTCAAGAGCTATCTAAAAAAGTTGGCTGGTTTAGACCTTCATCTGTTAGATGCTCAATCCTTTTCTAAGGAGATCTCGAATCAAAAGTCGTCTCCTTTAGAAGCTGTATCTGAGGAAGAGTTCTTAGATGTCCAAGAATCACCAACTGGGGAATATGATGAACTCAACTCAATACAACCACATAAGAATGAAAACACCGTGAATAAGAATGTGAACGAGTTCAACCGTGACTTTCTTGGGTCAACCAGATATTTCGAGGAAAAGAAATCATCAATGAAGAATGAAATGGAGGAAACTTTTGTTTCATCGACTCAATATTCGGACATGCTGATACTACTCAAATTTAGCGATAGTTTATTGCCGTTCAAGCTAAGGCAAGTTATCATGTCCGACATTAGGCTTCTCACTTTGCTCGAGTCGGGACTTCCATCGTGGGTTATATTTTTCCAATCTTATCCTTTGTTCTGTCACTTCTATCGACCATGGATGCGACCATTAGCGAgaactttttatatattgatATCGTTAGCAACGGTCATTATTGGATTCTACGACTTGTATAAGAATGTACCATTACTAAAGGCAACCGCCGCTCGCCTTTGCGGTCCCTTTTTCGGTTGGATAGAAGGATGGGACATGGTTACAAGGATTCAATATCTTGGCACTATATTATTTCTCCGCAACATTAAAAAGAGTGTGAAGTGGTTTCTGTTGGCTTTTCACGCGGTAAAAACGATATTTGTTTCGATCGCTGAACCATTAGCAGCACCATTCTCTGAAATAATGGAATTTATATCTCCTTTGTGGAGTCTATGCGCTAACATGGGTGAACTACTATCTTCGACAGCAGAATCTTTGATGGATTCAGTGTACACTTTGTTCGTCGACTTCACTGAGGTTTTGTTGTCACCGTTTGAGCTCCTGTATTCCTATTTTTGGACCACAG CAACTTCATGTTACCCATTGCTCAACTCTTTGTGGGAATTATGCCTAATTCCAGTAAGATGTGTTCTTACATTGGCGAATTACATGGGTTCTTTGTTGTCCAACTCATACAACTTACTAAAAGATATTTGGGAGACTATTTGTAGCATCTTCGAGCTCACACATATGTCGGAGACAGAGCAGAGTACATTCGACATTTCGGTCTTACAGGAGCTTTGGAATGATCTCTTCTCGCAA GTTTTTCGAGCCGTTCGAAGCATATTGAATGGCCTATTAGCATTCTTCATGTCCTGCAACCGACACAGGCTAAG CATTTACAATCATATTCAAGCAACGGTGCAGCGCCTGTTCCGAGTTGGCCGCGCGGCTCCTCATATGTGCCACTGTCAGAAAAAACTTCAATCAGAGCATCAAAATGATCATCATCAG GAGGAGTACATGGAATGCGATTGCTGCAAGTGA
- the LOC109707264 gene encoding uncharacterized protein LOC109707264 isoform X2, whose product MEKPVESLPDIYPLTGLQIGDIQSYVSQAFLYFAPLSKKLLILVDNRPWLMNKHSRSARLWQLMVTKYRMSPFMNSRTFDRISDAESNSMMNGRDQSIDDHSAKSRRWLRVIDSRKWQKRYLLSAMDLSKALHGFLVFEVAWKDVHGINYLNELQADTSLAIEVRYMKKWEFYSPEQASTCISLWFLGRLSETQTLKSYLKKLAGLDLHLLDAQSFSKEISNQKSSPLEAVSEEEFLDVQESPTGEYDELNSIQPHKNENTVNKNVNEFNRDFLGSTRYFEEKKSSMKNEMEETFVSSTQYSDMLILLKFSDSLLPFKLRQVIMSDIRLLTLLESGLPSWVIFFQSYPLFCHFYRPWMRPLARTFYILISLATVIIGFYDLYKNVPLLKATAARLCGPFFGWIEGWDMVTRIQYLGTILFLRNIKKSVKWFLLAFHAVKTIFVSIAEPLAAPFSEIMEFISPLWSLCANMGELLSSTAESLMDSVYTLFVDFTEVLLSPFELLYSYFWTTATSCYPLLNSLWELCLIPVRCVLTLANYMGSLLSNSYNLLKDIWETICSIFELTHMSETEQSTFDISVLQELWNDLFSQVFRAVRSILNGLLAFFMSCNRHRLSIYNHIQATVQRLFRVGRAAPHMCHCQKKLQSEHQNDHQEEYMECDCCK is encoded by the exons ATGGAAAAGCCAGTGGAGTCTCTGCCTGATATATACCCTTTGACAGGTCTACAAATTGg GGATATACAATCTTACGTGTCGCAAGCATTTTTGTACTTTGCTCCCCTTAGTAAAAAGCTTCTCATATTGGTCGATAATCGGCCGTGGCTCATGAACAAGCATTCTAGATCAGCAAGGTTATGGCAATTAATGGTGACCAAG TACAGGATGTCTCCTTTTATGAACTCCAGGACATTTGATCGGATCTCGGATGCGGAGAGCAACAGCATGATGAACGGCCGTGATCAGTCCATCGACGACCACTCCGCCAAGTCCCGCCGGTGGTTACGTGTTATTGATTCGAGAAAATGGCAGAAGAGGTATCTTCTCTCTGCTATGGATTTGAGCAAAGCACTTCATGGATTCCTCGTGTTTGAAGTGGCGTGGAAAGATGTTCACGGCATCAACTATCTTAATGAGCTTCAG GCCGACACATCTCTTGCTATAGAAGTGAGATACATGAAGAAGTGGGAGTTCTATAGTCCCGAGCAGGCCTCGACTTGTATATCGCTATGGTTCCTGGGCCGTTTATCTGAAACGCAAACACTCAAGAGCTATCTAAAAAAGTTGGCTGGTTTAGACCTTCATCTGTTAGATGCTCAATCCTTTTCTAAGGAGATCTCGAATCAAAAGTCGTCTCCTTTAGAAGCTGTATCTGAGGAAGAGTTCTTAGATGTCCAAGAATCACCAACTGGGGAATATGATGAACTCAACTCAATACAACCACATAAGAATGAAAACACCGTGAATAAGAATGTGAACGAGTTCAACCGTGACTTTCTTGGGTCAACCAGATATTTCGAGGAAAAGAAATCATCAATGAAGAATGAAATGGAGGAAACTTTTGTTTCATCGACTCAATATTCGGACATGCTGATACTACTCAAATTTAGCGATAGTTTATTGCCGTTCAAGCTAAGGCAAGTTATCATGTCCGACATTAGGCTTCTCACTTTGCTCGAGTCGGGACTTCCATCGTGGGTTATATTTTTCCAATCTTATCCTTTGTTCTGTCACTTCTATCGACCATGGATGCGACCATTAGCGAgaactttttatatattgatATCGTTAGCAACGGTCATTATTGGATTCTACGACTTGTATAAGAATGTACCATTACTAAAGGCAACCGCCGCTCGCCTTTGCGGTCCCTTTTTCGGTTGGATAGAAGGATGGGACATGGTTACAAGGATTCAATATCTTGGCACTATATTATTTCTCCGCAACATTAAAAAGAGTGTGAAGTGGTTTCTGTTGGCTTTTCACGCGGTAAAAACGATATTTGTTTCGATCGCTGAACCATTAGCAGCACCATTCTCTGAAATAATGGAATTTATATCTCCTTTGTGGAGTCTATGCGCTAACATGGGTGAACTACTATCTTCGACAGCAGAATCTTTGATGGATTCAGTGTACACTTTGTTCGTCGACTTCACTGAGGTTTTGTTGTCACCGTTTGAGCTCCTGTATTCCTATTTTTGGACCACAG CAACTTCATGTTACCCATTGCTCAACTCTTTGTGGGAATTATGCCTAATTCCAGTAAGATGTGTTCTTACATTGGCGAATTACATGGGTTCTTTGTTGTCCAACTCATACAACTTACTAAAAGATATTTGGGAGACTATTTGTAGCATCTTCGAGCTCACACATATGTCGGAGACAGAGCAGAGTACATTCGACATTTCGGTCTTACAGGAGCTTTGGAATGATCTCTTCTCGCAA GTTTTTCGAGCCGTTCGAAGCATATTGAATGGCCTATTAGCATTCTTCATGTCCTGCAACCGACACAGGCTAAG CATTTACAATCATATTCAAGCAACGGTGCAGCGCCTGTTCCGAGTTGGCCGCGCGGCTCCTCATATGTGCCACTGTCAGAAAAAACTTCAATCAGAGCATCAAAATGATCA TCAGGAGGAGTACATGGAATGCGATTGCTGCAAGTGA
- the LOC109720329 gene encoding uncharacterized protein LOC109720329 isoform X2 yields the protein MGSDGSNTGEERMWSLLSQLDSEAGVLDRIIYKNKNQHRRCSYFQFLLKVRRDLRLVQLANLPEILNVVFPIISGKKPAQKALHPIRVNRKCPNVKHNCQERLLGVARILSQMAEPIIKGATQISLLLAKSFFTGFSTMVLALLARLRVLVQQILLDVVSIFNKILALSQTKHSVKIAEGGIEAFREYYPSRGDALFLELECVWEEDKFVLIERTQNSCKRCRDEDQSVAPSGTLIQYETMAHFGEDRSIIKGDEKDSFADGANMTRLVTAAEDIITESADSIPTPNPSELPPQNRKRVAFISVGKSAPSPAVPNKKAKLDAIPSNVAEADDPFTSLPFPGISNNSVF from the exons ATGGGATCGGATGGCTCAAATACAGGAGAGGAGAGGATGTGGTCGCTCCTTTCGCAGCTCGATTCGGAGGCTGGGGTCCTTGATCGGATCATCTATAAGAACAAGAACCAGCACAGGCGCTGCTCTTACTTTCAATTCCTCCTGAAG GTGAGAAGGGATTTGAGGCTTGTACAGTTGGCAAACCTGCCGGAGATCTTGAATGTAGTCTTTCCCATCATAAGTGGCAAGAAACCAGCTCAAAAAGCCCTTCATCCGATAAG AGTAAACAGAAAATGCCCTAATGTGAAGCATAACTGCCAGGAGCGACTGTTGGGTGTTGCCCGCATACTGTCACAG ATGGCTGAACCTATTATCAAGGGGGCAAC CCAGATATCCCTATTGCTTGCCAAATCGTTTTTTACAGGATTTTCCACTATGGTCTTGGCCTTGCTTGCACGACTTAGAGTGCTCGTCCAACAA ATCTTGCTTGACGTAGTTTCGATCTTCAACAAGATCTTGGCTCTTTCCCAGACAAAGCATTCTGTAAAGATTGCTGAGGGAGGAATAGAG GCTTTCCGAGAGTATTATCCATCTCGAGGGGATGCCCTATTTTTGGAGTTAGAATGTGTGTGGGAAGAAGATAAGTTTGTCTTGATCGAGAGGACACAAAATAGCTGTAAAAGGTGCCGAGATGAGGATCAAAGTGTGGCTCCTTCTGGAACATTAATCCAGTATGAAACTATGGCgcattttggtgaag ATCGATCAATAATAAAAGGCGACGAGAAGGACAGTTTCGCGGATGGCGCAAATATGACGAGGTTGGTAACTGCTGCTGAGGATATCATCACTGAAAGTGCTGATTCAATTCCAACTCCCAATCCATCCGAACTTCCACCCCAAAATAGGAAGAGAGTAGCATTCATATCTGTTGGAAAGTCGGCGCCCTCGCCCGCCGTGCCAAACAAAAAGGCAAAGCTGGACGCAATCCCGAGCAATGTTGCTGAAGCCGACGACCCATTCACCAGTTTACCCTTTCCTGGGATCAGTAACAACTCCGTCTTTTGA
- the LOC109720329 gene encoding uncharacterized protein LOC109720329 isoform X1, which translates to MGSDGSNTGEERMWSLLSQLDSEAGVLDRIIYKNKNQHRRCSYFQFLLKVRRDLRLVQLANLPEILNVVFPIISGKKPAQKALHPIRVNRKCPNVKHNCQERLLGVARILSQMAEPIIKGATQISLLLAKSFFTGFSTMVLALLARLRVLVQQILLDVVSIFNKILALSQTKHSVKIAEGGIEAFREYYPSRGDALFLELECVWEEDKFVLIERTQNSCKRCRDEDQSVAPSGTLIQYETMAHFGEVDRSIIKGDEKDSFADGANMTRLVTAAEDIITESADSIPTPNPSELPPQNRKRVAFISVGKSAPSPAVPNKKAKLDAIPSNVAEADDPFTSLPFPGISNNSVF; encoded by the exons ATGGGATCGGATGGCTCAAATACAGGAGAGGAGAGGATGTGGTCGCTCCTTTCGCAGCTCGATTCGGAGGCTGGGGTCCTTGATCGGATCATCTATAAGAACAAGAACCAGCACAGGCGCTGCTCTTACTTTCAATTCCTCCTGAAG GTGAGAAGGGATTTGAGGCTTGTACAGTTGGCAAACCTGCCGGAGATCTTGAATGTAGTCTTTCCCATCATAAGTGGCAAGAAACCAGCTCAAAAAGCCCTTCATCCGATAAG AGTAAACAGAAAATGCCCTAATGTGAAGCATAACTGCCAGGAGCGACTGTTGGGTGTTGCCCGCATACTGTCACAG ATGGCTGAACCTATTATCAAGGGGGCAAC CCAGATATCCCTATTGCTTGCCAAATCGTTTTTTACAGGATTTTCCACTATGGTCTTGGCCTTGCTTGCACGACTTAGAGTGCTCGTCCAACAA ATCTTGCTTGACGTAGTTTCGATCTTCAACAAGATCTTGGCTCTTTCCCAGACAAAGCATTCTGTAAAGATTGCTGAGGGAGGAATAGAG GCTTTCCGAGAGTATTATCCATCTCGAGGGGATGCCCTATTTTTGGAGTTAGAATGTGTGTGGGAAGAAGATAAGTTTGTCTTGATCGAGAGGACACAAAATAGCTGTAAAAGGTGCCGAGATGAGGATCAAAGTGTGGCTCCTTCTGGAACATTAATCCAGTATGAAACTATGGCgcattttggtgaag TAGATCGATCAATAATAAAAGGCGACGAGAAGGACAGTTTCGCGGATGGCGCAAATATGACGAGGTTGGTAACTGCTGCTGAGGATATCATCACTGAAAGTGCTGATTCAATTCCAACTCCCAATCCATCCGAACTTCCACCCCAAAATAGGAAGAGAGTAGCATTCATATCTGTTGGAAAGTCGGCGCCCTCGCCCGCCGTGCCAAACAAAAAGGCAAAGCTGGACGCAATCCCGAGCAATGTTGCTGAAGCCGACGACCCATTCACCAGTTTACCCTTTCCTGGGATCAGTAACAACTCCGTCTTTTGA
- the LOC109707702 gene encoding uncharacterized protein LOC109707702 — protein sequence MDPPMQRTSSSSGARILKLHLRRAEAAEEEEAAAAEAVWVRAEELVDLGLVGRALGLDPATVRLNGYFLSRGSETHASSSLTWGSLLSFFAARALPCGASPAAPLAVHGKTLNPRAPASPDAGNHSVCFKRMGALQDDESPLKKNRIAESSSVDDDCDDGILCMKRRLCLDDSHRPPKKPKTAEFCSSGSAAVGKALFSYSCIDEHGKKKKRPREEEMLVSSISHKRVR from the exons ATGGATCCTCCCATGCAGcgaacatcatcatcatccggAGCGCGAATCCTAAAGCTCCACCTCCGCCgggccgaggcggcggaggaggaggaggcggcggcggccgaggcggTGTGGGTCCGGGCCGAGGAGTTGGTGGACCTGGGCCTGGTGGGCCGGGCCTTGGGCCTGGATCCGGCGACGGTGCGGCTCAACGGCTACTTCCTGAGCCGCGGGAGCGAGACCCACGCGTCCTCGTCCCTGACGTGGggctccctcctctccttcttcgcCGCGCGCGCCCTCCCCTGCGGCGCCTCCCCCGCCGCCCCCCTCGCCGTCCACggcaaaaccctaaaccctagagCCCCCGCATCACCAG ATGCTGGAAATCACTCCGTATGTTTCAAGCGGATGGGCGCGCTACAAGATGACGAAAGCCCTCTCAAGAAGAACAGGATCGCCGAAAGCAGCTCAGTCGACGACGACTGCGACGACGGCATCCTCTGTATGAAGAGAAGACTTTGCTTGGATGACAGCCACCGCCCTCCCAAGAAGCCGAAGACTGCAGAATTCTGCAGCTCGG GTTCCGCAGCCGTCGGCAAAGCATTGTTTTCCTACAGCTGCATCGACGAACacggaaagaagaagaagcggcCGAGGGAAGAGGAGATGTTGGTCTCCTCAATCTCTCACAAACGAGTTAGATAG